From a region of the Theobroma cacao cultivar B97-61/B2 chromosome 8, Criollo_cocoa_genome_V2, whole genome shotgun sequence genome:
- the LOC18591867 gene encoding auxin-responsive protein IAA9, which translates to MSPPLLGVEEEGGQSNVTCLGSSGSMDSVCQNSAELKERNYMGLSDCSSVDSSVGSPVSEESKGNLNLKATELRLGLPGSQSPKRNPELCLLSSPQLDEKPLFPLHPSSDGHCSASQKTVVSGNKRGFSDAMDGFSQGKFLSNSKVDVMLSPRPSSNLGLKPGSVLENLGAQPTKVKEITNQKVVQDRPHAASETRANPNASANNNSGAPATKAQVVGWPPIRSFRKNSLATTSKNTDEVDGKAGAGALFVKVSMDGAPYLRKVDLKNYSKYQELSSALEKMFSCFTIGQYGSHGTLGRELLSESKLKDLLHGSEYVLTYEDKDGDWMLVGDVPWVMFIGTCKRLRIMKSSDAIGLAPRAVEKCRNRN; encoded by the exons ATGTCTCCGCCGCTTCTTGGCGTGGAGGAGGAAGGGGGTCAGAGCAATGTAACTTGTCTGGGTTCTTCAGGCTCAATGGACAGTGTGTGCCAGAATAGTGCTGAATTGAAGGAGCGCAACTACATGGGCTTGTCTGATTGTTCTTCCGTGGATAGCTCTGTCGGCTCCCCTGTGTCTGAGGAAAGCAAGGGTAATTTGAATCTGAAGGCAACTGAGCTTAGGCTTGGGCTTCCTGGATCCCAGTCGCCTAAAAGAAATCCAGAGCTTTGCTTGTTAAGCTCTCCTCAACTCGATGAGAAACCCCTTTTCCCTTTACATCCTTCTAGTGATGGTCACTGCTCCGCATCACAAAAGACTGTCGTTTCAGGCAACAAAAGAGGGTTCTCTGATGCAATGGATGGGTTCTCACAG GGTAAATTTCTTTCTAATTCAAAAGTAGATGTGATGCTGTCACCCAGGCCTTCTTCGAACTTGGGACTTAAACCAGGTTCCGTGCTTGAAAACCTTGGGGCTCAACCCACAAAAGTCAAAGAGATAACGAACCAGAAGGTGGTACAGGACAGGCCTCATGCTGCCAGTGAGACCAGGGCCAATCCTAATGCATCTGCAAACAATAACAGTGGTGCACCTGCTACCAA GGCACAGGTTGTAGGTTGGCCTCCTATTAGATCATTTAGGAAGAACTCTTTGGCCACCACTTCAAAGAACACTGATGAAGTAGATGGAAAGGCAGGGGCTGGTGCTCTGTTTGTTAAGGTCAGCATGGATGGTGCTCCTTATTTGAGGAAAGTAGACTTGAAAAACTACTCTAAATATCAGGAGCTCTCTTCTGCCCTTGAGAAGATGTTTAGCTGTTTTACCATAG GTCAATATGGATCTCATGGAACCCTGGGCAGGGAGCTGCTAAGTGAAAGTAAGCTGAAGGATCTACTACATGGATCAGAATACGTTCTCACTTATGAGGATAAAGATGGTGACTGGATGCTTGTGGGTGATGTCCCATGGGT GATGTTTATTGGTACCTGCAAAAGGCTGAGGATCATGAAAAGCTCTGATGCCATTGGACTTG CCCCAAGGGCCGTGGAAAAATGCAGGAACCGGAACTAG